One genomic window of Gossypium hirsutum isolate 1008001.06 chromosome D11, Gossypium_hirsutum_v2.1, whole genome shotgun sequence includes the following:
- the LOC107904629 gene encoding xyloglucan galactosyltransferase XLT2 — MPPNSSSAAIYSTTKTNSSSSSLQLQPFSFLWLLLFIVSLQVTILLMARAVPFYNGRTHFPNPVSDPCSSGRIFVYNLPLVFNQELLDNCHELDPWNSRCEALSNGGLGRKATGLSGVVPEELIPTWYWTDQFAMEVIYHNRILNHKCRTMEPDSATAFYIPFYAGLAVGKYLWSNYTTKDRDRYCEMILDWVRDQPYWNRSDGWDHFTTMGRITWDFRRSKNEDWGSRCIYMPGMRNITRLLIERNPWDYFDVGVPYPSGFHPRSDSDIFQWQYFVRNRQRDTLFCFAGAPRGAVKNDFRGLLLNQCMNASGLCRVVDCAGTRCSNGTSAILETFLDSDFCLQPRGDSFTRRSIFDCMVTGSIPVFFWHRTAYLQYQWFLPNDPKSYSVFIHRDEVKNGASIQSVLQRYSREEVKKMREKVIEFIPKIIYAKPENGLESIKDAFDVAIDGVLKRNKEHEQPGYKWK, encoded by the coding sequence ATGCCTCCGAACTCCAGCAGCGCCGCTATATACTCTACTACAAAAACAAACAGCTCCTCCTCCTCTCTCCAGCTTCAACCTTTTTCATTTCTATGGCTGCTCCTTTTCATCGTCTCACTTCAGGTAACCATTCTCCTTATGGCTCGCGCCGTCCCTTTCTACAATGGCCGAACCCATTTCCCGAACCCAGTATCCGACCCGTGCTCGTCGGGTCGTATCTTCGTTTACAACTTGCCACTTGTTTTCAaccaagagttgttggataatTGCCACGAGCTGGACCCATGGAATTCACGTTGCGAAGCATTGTCCAACGGTGGGTTAGGAAGGAAGGCGACGGGATTATCCGGCGTCGTACCGGAAGAGTTGATCCCGACTTGGTACTGGACAGACCAGTTCGCCATGGAAGTTATTTACCACAACCGTATTTTGAACCATAAGTGTCGCACCATGGAACCGGATTCCGCGACGGCGTTTTATATCCCGTTTTACGCAGGACTCGCCGTCGGGAAGTACTTGTGGTCCAATTATACTACAAAAGATCGTGATAGGTACTGCGAGATGATACTAGACTGGGTCCGAGATCAACCGTATTGGAACCGTTCCGACGGATGGGATCATTTCACGACGATGGGACGCATCACATGGGATTTCCGGCGGTCCAAAAACGAAGACTGGGGTTCCCGATGTATTTACATGCCGGGGATGAGGAACATCACGCGTCTCTTGATTGAACGAAACCCCTGGGACTATTTTGACGTCGGTGTACCTTATCCTAGTGGATTCCACCCCAGGTCCGATTCCGACATCTTCCAATGGCAGTACTTCGTCCGTAACCGCCAACGCGACACCCTCTTCTGCTTTGCCGGAGCGCCGCGCGGCGCCGTGAAGAACGATTTCCGAGGCTTGCTGTTGAACCAATGTATGAACGCTTCCGGTTTATGCCGGGTCGTTGATTGCGCCGGTACCCGTTGCTCCAACGGCACATCGGCGATCCTCGAAACATTTTTGGATTCCGATTTTTGCTTGCAACCCAGAGGCGACAGTTTCACTCGTAGGTCAATTTTCGACTGCATGGTCACCGGTTCCATCCCCGTCTTCTTCTGGCACCGAACGGCTTATCTCCAGTACCAATGGTTTTTACCGAATGATCCCAAAAGTTACTCGGTTTTTATCCACCGGGACGAGGTGAAAAATGGGGCGAGCATTCAAAGCGTGCTTCAACGTTACAGTAGAGAAGAAGTGAAGAAAATGAGGGAGAAAGTGATTGAATTCATTCCCAAGATAATTTATGCAAAGCCTGAGAATGGTTTGGAGAGTATTAAGGATGCATTTGATGTCGCCATTGATGGAGTGTTGAAGAGAAATAAGGAGCATGAGCAGCCTGGTTACAAGTGGAAATGA
- the LOC107963573 gene encoding eEF1A lysine and N-terminal methyltransferase has product MFLHGCMQSMQIEGVELDPVMLNLARDYFGFTEDKRMKVHIADGIQFVRDYRNLFSAGNEVLLSSNGSCKLSDAESRSTAIDIIIVDVDSSDSSSGLRCPAADFVEDSFLQNVKDTLSEQGLFVINLVSRSPAIKDAVVSRMKEVFSHLFCIQLEGEVNLVLFGLCSESHIEEDCIPDAALKLDKLLKSEHPEISQSITDATKKLKRLK; this is encoded by the exons ATGTTTCTTCATGGATGTATGCAATCTATGCAAATTGAG GGAGTGGAGCTAGATCCTGTTATGCTTAACCTTGCAAGAGACTATTTTGGTTTTACTGAAGATAAACGAATGAAG GTACATATTGCTGATGGCATCCAGTTTGTCCGGGACTACAGAAACTTATTTTCAGCTGGCAATGAAGTGCTCCTTTCTTCCAACGGAAGTTGCAAACTTTCAGATGCTGAAAGCAGAAGTACCGCTATTGACATAATTATTGTTGATGTGGACTCTTCTGACTCAAG CTCTGGACTGAGATGTCCTGCTGCTGATTTTGTGGAAGATTCTTTTCTTCAAAACGTAAAAGATACTCTTTCCGAGCAAGGTCTCTTTGTTATTAATTTGGTCTCAAGGTCTCCTGCCATCAAGGATGCAGTTGTCTCAAGGATGAAAGAG GTTTTTAGCCACTTATTTTGCATTCAGCTGGAGGGAGAGGTCAACCTAGTACTTTTCGGTCTTTGTTCGGAGTCTCACATTGAGGAGGATTGCATACCTGATGCTGCCCTTAAACTTGATAAATTGCTCAAGTCCGAACATCCCGAGATAAGCCAGAGCATCACAGATGCAACAAAGAAGCTTAAACGTTTAAAGTGA